A part of Paenibacillus sp. 481 genomic DNA contains:
- a CDS encoding alpha/beta fold hydrolase has translation MAIFTSNGISIYYETEGKGFPLIGIQGKDSNLDWWHPATRSALADRYRFIMLDNRGSGRSGHPAEEYGIADMATDVVGLMNELQIEKAYVLGQSMGGMIAQEVALQSPDRVEKLVLVCTTSGVTRAALSSQMLELINGEFVLNSPQDSLRLLFPELFIRDNPALMEQLAKLMQTYPVEQRTASIHNAAYQSFDSYDRLPTISVPTLVIHGEADWIFTPAHAEILAQRIPDAQLLMVPDAGHGVFLQAHDRIIERLARFLPA, from the coding sequence ATGGCGATATTTACGTCAAACGGCATATCGATTTATTATGAAACCGAAGGAAAAGGCTTTCCTTTGATCGGCATTCAAGGAAAGGACAGCAATCTGGATTGGTGGCATCCAGCAACGAGAAGCGCGCTGGCGGACAGGTACCGCTTCATTATGCTGGACAACCGGGGTTCGGGACGCAGCGGACATCCGGCGGAGGAGTACGGGATTGCGGACATGGCTACGGATGTCGTGGGGTTAATGAATGAGCTGCAAATAGAGAAAGCCTACGTACTCGGCCAATCGATGGGAGGTATGATCGCTCAAGAGGTCGCGCTTCAGAGCCCGGATCGCGTGGAAAAGCTGGTGCTGGTGTGCACGACTTCTGGCGTAACGCGCGCCGCGCTTTCTTCACAGATGCTCGAGCTGATAAATGGTGAATTCGTCCTTAATTCTCCTCAAGATTCGCTACGTCTTCTGTTCCCGGAGTTGTTCATTCGAGATAACCCAGCATTGATGGAACAATTGGCGAAGCTCATGCAGACTTATCCCGTCGAGCAGCGAACCGCATCCATTCATAACGCTGCCTATCAAAGCTTCGATTCTTATGACCGTTTGCCTACCATCTCCGTTCCAACGCTGGTCATTCACGGAGAAGCGGACTGGATCTTCACCCCCGCCCACGCAGAAATTTTGGCTCAACGCATCCCGGATGCCCAGCTCTTAATGGTGCCGGACGCTGGACATGGAGTATTTTTGCAAGCACATGATCGGATCATCGAGCGATTGGCTCGTTTTCTGCCCGCCTAG
- a CDS encoding tyrosine-type recombinase/integrase: MNYALESELELYEEPIEAFRLWMTNAGYTSYTQRNYIGDVCQFLRTLNQKPVEEVKKFHVLSFLAGVKSSGVSDATRNRKHCALTSFYKALNELEWTDVNPAVGVKKSKTETNRAPVYLEPEQVRTLLTSSDGKYRSRNIAILMLMAYAGLRVGEVHRLSLSDYHRERRTIEVLGKGRKWRTVPLAEPVAAQLELAIADRLTPWRPGEDAMFISQKGRRLSVRNIQLIAEQAFSTLQSQDERNRSGRGRAYSCHKLRHSFATLLLRSGADIRTVQEMLGHSSIQTTTVYTHVSDKQKEEAAQRLLSFM; the protein is encoded by the coding sequence ATGAATTACGCACTTGAGAGTGAGTTGGAACTCTATGAAGAGCCGATAGAAGCATTTCGCCTTTGGATGACGAATGCGGGATATACCTCTTATACGCAACGAAATTATATCGGGGACGTCTGTCAATTTTTGAGGACGTTAAATCAGAAGCCCGTGGAAGAGGTGAAAAAGTTTCACGTGCTTTCTTTTTTGGCAGGTGTAAAGTCGTCAGGGGTAAGTGATGCAACGCGAAACAGGAAACATTGTGCGTTAACAAGTTTTTACAAAGCACTTAATGAGTTGGAGTGGACGGATGTAAATCCGGCAGTCGGCGTAAAAAAGTCGAAGACGGAGACGAATCGTGCTCCGGTCTATTTGGAACCAGAGCAAGTGAGGACGCTGCTGACTAGTTCGGATGGCAAATACCGCAGCCGCAACATTGCGATTCTGATGCTCATGGCTTATGCGGGATTGCGGGTGGGCGAGGTTCATCGGCTAAGTTTATCCGACTACCATCGCGAGCGGCGCACGATTGAAGTACTAGGTAAAGGCCGCAAATGGCGGACCGTTCCGTTAGCTGAACCTGTAGCAGCGCAGCTAGAGCTGGCGATAGCTGACCGCTTAACGCCATGGCGGCCTGGTGAGGACGCGATGTTTATTTCGCAAAAGGGACGTCGTCTATCGGTGCGCAATATTCAGCTTATCGCCGAGCAAGCGTTCAGTACGCTGCAATCGCAAGATGAGCGCAATCGGTCTGGCCGCGGGCGGGCATATTCATGCCATAAGCTGCGCCACTCCTTTGCGACATTGTTGCTGCGCAGCGGAGCAGATATTCGCACCGTGCAAGAAATGCTCGGTCACTCGTCCATCCAGACAACAACCGTGTATACGCACGTTTCGGATAAGCAAAAAGAAGAGGCGGCGCAACGTTTACTGTCCTTTATGTAA
- a CDS encoding flippase-like domain-containing protein, translating into MNALKMRLQALLKHRPLIKALKIVIPIAVSIFVIYQGKKEISRFSIKESLQAIRLISNEYFTALIVLGAVAVATMYFYDMLLLRSLHIPVKLGKTFRVSWIANTFNGIVGFGGIAGVGIRAGLYRELVPEPSRLLISLAWMAPAMISGLSLLGLLVIIGLCPAYVLLHIKGWLWVVLIGVTLFFPAYLAFSHWKGRRSANWRLTFGYTVVSFVEWLAAGSVMYIILRLLDAQISYAAAIGIFTVSAIAGIISMVPGGFGTFDITLLLGVTAIGVPDQIVFTALLLYRLVYYIIPFALGLIFAAFEFGGVAVKRYEAHPTLGAYIETGSIIWFIQQAIWESLASWSVVILLFMTSVFLFIYTLFTPELKQVALTVHILGPTVYPYANGIVFGGALLILLQLKGLFERTIRAYSVTSAALILCAIATFLIGTSVRHTLWLAGMLLFLFLLRRQYTRYRYPLMKGTFIVSMVAIGAIIFVYTWIGYTFAALHRTEEYISYTLSGAQFTITIITGFMMALLLFVVGYFRYERHSLARFGIDWEQGNQGSDRLLYTVSGWIYDHSPNKRLITVHHGEVQFPCMLSGRKVIVLDVPSLLLASQALKKAHAALQELYKQADQHGLDVLFFPVGSKAMPLLHDYGNDFIRVGEIARIEVAADKLRPPLCRYELLPFPLTAEFVHGLEQVVRHWAHIAPAYSQTLKQLLSVHSDQLQLIVVHNAHERYVAYAVVHKVHDTLRAQAKLTIEDVHCAYEAGTPEYATAMSHLRDCLIWRAKTERCTELVTGLLPLSHVGTYVAPHLWSERTAIAIFRRVRDLYPLDGQRNWWETMFNTSWEPQYMSFPKQRQLNWTVWKVTKMLRKLRKIRRTSP; encoded by the coding sequence ATGAATGCGTTGAAAATGAGACTGCAAGCATTATTGAAACATAGACCTCTCATCAAAGCCCTTAAAATTGTGATCCCAATTGCGGTCAGCATATTCGTCATTTACCAAGGGAAAAAAGAAATTTCCCGCTTCTCCATCAAAGAATCGCTGCAAGCGATACGTCTTATTTCAAATGAGTATTTTACGGCATTAATTGTGCTCGGCGCAGTGGCCGTGGCCACGATGTATTTTTACGATATGCTATTGCTCCGTTCGCTACATATTCCAGTCAAATTAGGGAAGACGTTTCGTGTCTCTTGGATCGCGAATACGTTTAATGGGATCGTCGGGTTTGGCGGTATAGCAGGTGTTGGTATTCGGGCGGGATTGTATCGAGAACTCGTCCCTGAGCCTAGTCGCTTACTCATCTCGCTTGCTTGGATGGCTCCCGCGATGATAAGCGGACTATCTTTATTAGGGCTGCTCGTCATCATCGGCTTATGCCCCGCTTACGTATTACTTCATATCAAAGGCTGGCTATGGGTCGTGCTAATCGGTGTAACGCTGTTTTTTCCAGCCTACTTAGCTTTTTCACACTGGAAGGGAAGACGCAGCGCCAATTGGCGCTTGACGTTCGGATATACGGTCGTTTCTTTTGTTGAATGGCTAGCCGCCGGCTCGGTGATGTACATCATTTTGCGCTTGCTGGATGCTCAAATTAGCTATGCTGCTGCCATTGGGATTTTTACAGTCAGTGCGATTGCGGGCATTATTAGTATGGTTCCTGGAGGATTCGGTACGTTTGATATCACCTTGTTACTCGGTGTTACCGCGATTGGAGTCCCTGATCAGATTGTATTTACAGCGCTGCTGCTGTATCGACTCGTGTATTACATCATTCCGTTCGCGCTCGGACTTATTTTTGCTGCCTTTGAATTTGGAGGCGTTGCCGTTAAGCGGTATGAGGCTCATCCTACATTAGGTGCGTATATTGAAACGGGCAGCATCATTTGGTTTATTCAACAGGCGATTTGGGAATCGTTAGCATCATGGTCGGTCGTCATCTTGTTGTTTATGACGTCTGTCTTTTTGTTCATTTATACGCTCTTTACCCCTGAATTGAAGCAAGTTGCCTTAACAGTTCACATATTAGGGCCAACCGTATACCCGTATGCAAATGGGATCGTGTTTGGCGGTGCGTTGCTCATTCTGTTGCAATTAAAAGGGTTGTTTGAGCGGACGATTCGTGCCTATTCCGTAACGTCTGCCGCCCTTATCCTGTGCGCGATTGCTACGTTTCTTATCGGAACGAGCGTGCGGCATACGTTATGGTTAGCTGGTATGTTGCTATTTCTATTTTTGCTGCGTAGGCAGTATACACGTTATCGGTACCCCTTGATGAAGGGGACTTTCATCGTCAGCATGGTTGCAATAGGAGCCATTATTTTCGTCTATACATGGATCGGCTACACGTTTGCTGCGCTTCATCGTACGGAGGAATATATCTCTTACACGCTTAGTGGCGCGCAATTTACAATCACGATCATTACAGGATTTATGATGGCGCTGCTATTGTTTGTAGTGGGGTATTTTCGATATGAGCGGCATAGTCTTGCTCGTTTTGGTATCGATTGGGAGCAAGGCAACCAAGGCAGCGATAGGCTGCTGTACACGGTTAGTGGTTGGATATACGACCATTCACCCAATAAGCGTCTCATTACCGTTCATCACGGAGAGGTTCAATTTCCGTGCATGTTAAGCGGACGCAAGGTTATTGTGTTGGATGTACCTTCTTTGCTGCTAGCTTCACAAGCGTTAAAAAAAGCACATGCAGCGTTGCAAGAACTGTACAAACAAGCGGATCAGCATGGGCTAGATGTGCTCTTTTTCCCAGTCGGGAGTAAGGCAATGCCGCTGCTGCACGACTATGGCAACGACTTTATTAGGGTCGGGGAGATCGCACGCATCGAGGTCGCTGCGGATAAATTGCGTCCACCGCTGTGTCGCTATGAGCTGCTGCCTTTTCCGCTGACCGCGGAATTCGTGCATGGACTAGAGCAGGTCGTTAGGCATTGGGCACATATTGCGCCTGCTTACAGCCAAACGTTGAAGCAATTGCTTTCTGTCCATAGCGATCAGTTGCAACTGATCGTCGTTCACAATGCGCATGAACGGTACGTTGCCTATGCAGTCGTGCATAAGGTGCATGATACGCTGCGCGCACAAGCTAAGCTGACGATCGAAGATGTGCATTGCGCGTATGAAGCCGGAACTCCTGAATATGCGACTGCCATGAGTCATCTTCGCGACTGTCTCATTTGGCGGGCAAAAACCGAGCGCTGCACGGAATTGGTCACAGGCTTGTTGCCGTTATCGCATGTGGGGACGTATGTAGCGCCGCACTTATGGTCGGAGCGGACAGCCATCGCTATCTTCCGCCGCGTGCGCGATCTGTACCCTTTAGACGGCCAGCGCAACTGGTGGGAAACGATGTTCAACACCAGCTGGGAGCCCCAATATATGTCCTTTCCGAAGCAACGACAATTGAATTGGACCGTATGGAAAGTGACGAAAATGCTACGCAAACTACGCAAAATAAGACGAACGAGTCCTTAG
- a CDS encoding CidA/LrgA family protein, with amino-acid sequence MIGFAILLGFNVLGVGLHNMLHIPLPGNVIGLILFLMALGLKWIKLEWVERSAQFLMQHMLLFFVPYVVGVIAFLPILQTHWVSIGITLIGSTLLVLWVTGVVASKLQVNVNHTNDAVNSVRKEGGL; translated from the coding sequence ATGATTGGCTTTGCCATCCTGCTGGGCTTTAACGTCTTAGGCGTTGGGCTGCACAACATGCTTCATATTCCACTTCCAGGCAACGTGATCGGTCTCATCTTATTTTTAATGGCACTCGGGCTTAAATGGATTAAATTAGAGTGGGTTGAACGGTCTGCTCAATTTTTAATGCAGCATATGCTGCTATTTTTTGTTCCGTATGTCGTTGGTGTGATCGCGTTTCTCCCGATATTGCAGACCCATTGGGTCAGTATCGGAATCACGTTAATTGGTAGCACGTTGCTTGTGTTATGGGTGACGGGGGTTGTCGCAAGTAAGCTGCAAGTGAATGTAAACCACACGAATGATGCCGTTAACTCTGTTCGAAAAGAGGGAGGCCTATGA
- a CDS encoding LrgB family protein produces the protein MNMLLAWTQDPLFGLSATIIVYALARTLHARYKWLHPIVFCAIVLIGMLQIGNIPLEHYQSGADILSLVLGPATVALGVPIYKHRQLIRRQFKAIIVSITCGAFVAIISVAALMLSMHGSKDVILSMLPKSVSSPIAIEIAKSLGTLPEMAAVFTVLTGVMGALCGSAFLRWTGIRDDISLGIAMGTAAHGVGTAKVLADSEVQGTFSGLAMGLTGIMTSILFTPFYFWL, from the coding sequence ATGAATATGCTGCTAGCGTGGACACAAGATCCGCTGTTTGGCCTATCAGCTACTATCATCGTCTATGCACTTGCCCGCACTTTGCATGCGCGCTACAAATGGCTGCATCCGATTGTCTTTTGCGCGATTGTCCTGATTGGAATGCTTCAGATAGGGAATATTCCTCTTGAACATTACCAGAGCGGTGCGGACATCTTGTCACTCGTACTAGGTCCGGCGACTGTCGCACTGGGTGTCCCGATTTATAAGCATCGCCAGCTTATTCGCAGACAATTCAAAGCTATTATTGTGTCTATCACATGCGGTGCATTCGTCGCGATCATAAGCGTAGCCGCCCTGATGCTCAGTATGCATGGCTCTAAAGATGTCATTTTAAGCATGCTACCCAAGTCTGTAAGCTCGCCAATTGCCATCGAAATTGCAAAATCGCTCGGAACTTTGCCTGAGATGGCGGCCGTCTTCACGGTGCTTACAGGTGTGATGGGCGCGCTGTGTGGGTCTGCATTTTTGCGATGGACGGGCATTCGCGATGATATCTCGTTAGGGATTGCGATGGGCACGGCCGCGCACGGTGTCGGTACGGCTAAAGTTCTAGCTGATTCGGAGGTTCAGGGCACATTTAGTGGCTTGGCGATGGGGTTAACGGGAATCATGACATCCATTCTATTTACGCCGTTCTATTTTTGGTTGTAA
- a CDS encoding TetR/AcrR family transcriptional regulator, which yields MRKGEQTRQHIIKKSAELFNQKGFAGCSMNDIMDATGLKKGGIYRTFSSKDELAIEALDYALERVAERFTEALGGANTAIDKMIALFDVYQDVVHNPPLVGGCPLLNTAVESDDTHPELRNKALQSMHLFLADIQDILQQGIANKELKAEIDVVSLSSFIVSLLEGSIMASKLAMSNEHMAYSKQQLTYFLRSLQQN from the coding sequence ATGCGAAAAGGGGAGCAAACACGACAACATATCATTAAAAAGTCGGCTGAATTATTTAATCAAAAAGGATTTGCTGGCTGCTCTATGAATGACATTATGGATGCTACAGGCTTGAAAAAAGGCGGCATTTATCGTACATTTTCCAGTAAAGATGAACTTGCTATCGAAGCGTTGGATTACGCATTAGAACGGGTAGCTGAACGATTTACAGAAGCGCTTGGCGGCGCCAATACAGCCATCGACAAAATGATTGCGCTGTTTGACGTCTACCAGGATGTCGTTCATAATCCACCATTAGTAGGTGGCTGCCCGCTGCTCAATACCGCGGTTGAAAGCGACGATACACATCCCGAGCTGCGTAACAAAGCGCTACAATCCATGCATTTATTTTTAGCGGATATTCAAGACATTTTACAGCAAGGAATCGCGAATAAGGAATTAAAAGCTGAGATTGACGTCGTTTCTTTATCCTCGTTTATTGTATCTTTACTTGAGGGGAGCATTATGGCGAGCAAGCTTGCGATGAGCAATGAGCATATGGCGTACAGTAAGCAGCAATTAACTTATTTTCTACGTAGCTTACAACAAAACTAA
- a CDS encoding DUF2306 domain-containing protein, producing MKKTSWFSCMLVFVISLMWVLHTFSKNVIVDPNLTAFLSTKTTPIDAQPWLLAVKIHIALAMISMLTGPFGFVTRIRTQRPHIHRLIGKMYVLSILLNGIPSFYLAAYATGGWVSTAGFICLNAVWLYATFKAYFTIKNRQVEAHRRWMIRSFAITLANLELYVLKTIFKSGLDMNADLAYTIAVWASIAVSLFIAELVILTSRSTLKKR from the coding sequence TTGAAAAAAACAAGTTGGTTTAGCTGTATGCTCGTGTTTGTAATCTCTTTGATGTGGGTACTCCATACATTTTCTAAAAATGTGATAGTTGACCCGAACTTAACCGCATTTCTATCCACCAAAACGACGCCCATCGATGCGCAGCCGTGGCTACTCGCAGTTAAAATCCATATTGCCTTAGCCATGATTTCCATGCTGACGGGCCCGTTTGGCTTCGTAACACGTATTCGAACACAGCGGCCCCATATTCACCGACTAATAGGTAAAATGTACGTGCTATCCATTCTATTAAATGGGATACCTTCCTTCTATTTAGCCGCGTACGCTACAGGAGGTTGGGTCAGTACGGCCGGGTTTATTTGTTTAAATGCAGTGTGGCTTTACGCGACCTTTAAGGCTTATTTCACGATCAAAAATAGGCAGGTAGAGGCGCATCGCAGATGGATGATACGCAGCTTTGCGATCACATTAGCGAATTTGGAACTGTATGTGTTGAAGACCATTTTCAAAAGCGGGCTGGATATGAACGCTGATCTCGCATACACGATTGCAGTGTGGGCGAGTATTGCGGTTAGTTTATTCATCGCAGAGCTAGTCATCCTAACATCAAGATCAACGTTAAAAAAGCGATAA
- a CDS encoding alpha/beta fold hydrolase — protein MIEEMIMLDGVGIHVKYSLNKKPVVLFLHFSGGNSRMWDGIIPQFEADYCIIAPDFRGHGQSNKPESGYHIDDMANDIYKLLQRLNVSHCHVVGSSMGAEVGLSLAASHPELVLSLICEGALYNEFGEHGLFNGTEVQIEQRKETLRAQLAEREERIFTTKAAYIEEEKAKLVEQGVWNEYFLAFYENNLQQMEDGRFTYCYLNRVRTEYIQKYWDVKFEHYYKKVQCPILFLPSEDEWENESIRNSLKMFSSLLREYEIEHINHALHAYVWMQLPLAVGEVAKRFIRKQAEKGVNR, from the coding sequence ATGATTGAAGAAATGATTATGCTAGATGGTGTCGGCATTCATGTGAAATATTCATTAAATAAGAAACCAGTTGTGTTATTTCTTCATTTTAGTGGCGGAAATTCGCGGATGTGGGATGGAATTATACCGCAATTCGAAGCCGACTATTGTATCATTGCTCCTGATTTTCGTGGGCATGGCCAATCCAATAAGCCCGAAAGTGGCTACCACATTGATGATATGGCCAATGATATATATAAGTTGTTGCAGCGTTTAAACGTATCACACTGTCATGTCGTAGGCAGCTCAATGGGTGCAGAGGTCGGTCTAAGTTTAGCCGCGTCACATCCAGAGCTGGTTCTCTCCCTTATCTGTGAAGGGGCTTTATATAATGAGTTTGGCGAACACGGGTTATTTAATGGAACAGAGGTACAGATTGAGCAGAGAAAGGAAACGTTGCGAGCTCAATTAGCCGAACGAGAAGAACGCATTTTCACAACAAAAGCAGCTTATATCGAAGAGGAGAAAGCAAAATTAGTAGAACAAGGTGTATGGAATGAATATTTCTTAGCCTTCTATGAAAATAACTTGCAACAAATGGAAGATGGTCGATTTACATACTGCTATTTAAACCGTGTTCGAACCGAATATATTCAAAAATATTGGGATGTGAAGTTTGAGCATTATTACAAAAAAGTACAGTGCCCGATATTATTTCTTCCGAGTGAGGATGAGTGGGAAAATGAGAGCATTAGAAATAGTCTAAAGATGTTCTCTAGTCTATTACGCGAATATGAAATTGAGCATATCAATCATGCGCTTCACGCTTATGTCTGGATGCAGCTTCCGTTGGCAGTAGGTGAGGTAGCGAAGCGATTTATACGTAAACAGGCTGAAAAAGGGGTTAACCGTTAG
- the pdxR gene encoding MocR-like pyridoxine biosynthesis transcription factor PdxR, which produces MHLFWLHIDKSRPTPYIRQITEQIRALITTGEWPAGTRLPATRVIAAQLGVSRNIVIESYDLLIAEGYLQSQRGAGTYVADRIYELHVQLNEAKKCRESWREEEHGIGHGIGRTGRTEAMEGNSCHTGSMPQVPYDAEHDTERFPEYGQHFTVHPAHLLTEQSEHIDFRSGVPALDLFPRQRWQAAYKQACMEAPTMMFGYHTPEGTKRLRQAIADYVRRVRGVYCEPEHIILTNGATQAYGMLARLLLSEGARVIVEDPITRDIQRMMQHVGAQIVGVPVDEYGLITAHLSAAATLNEVTTTHERARSTRPSLIIVTPSHQFPLGGTLPIQRRLELLAYAEQQQCYVLEDDYDSEFRYDSSPISALQHLNPERVIYVGSFSKILSPALRIGYIVAPPALVSACRETKWYTDLHTATLEQLALARFIETGELDKHIHQMRKVYRKRRDTMVAALRLHFGEKLTVMGYSTGLHLVVELDEPCTPALLQQLYDAGVIVYPVAVHSIQTDQSHRIILGYGNVSEERIALGVAKLAHVLQSSKRVNAQERTLQSNHAEYD; this is translated from the coding sequence TTGCATTTGTTCTGGCTTCACATCGATAAATCCCGTCCTACCCCCTATATTCGGCAAATTACCGAACAAATTCGCGCTCTCATCACGACAGGCGAATGGCCTGCTGGAACAAGGCTGCCGGCAACACGGGTGATAGCAGCGCAGTTGGGTGTCTCACGCAATATTGTCATTGAGTCGTACGATCTCCTTATCGCAGAGGGATATTTGCAAAGCCAGCGAGGTGCTGGGACGTATGTGGCGGATCGTATTTACGAGCTGCACGTACAACTCAACGAAGCGAAAAAATGTCGTGAATCGTGGCGGGAGGAAGAGCATGGTATAGGTCATGGTATAGGGCGTACGGGACGTACTGAGGCTATGGAGGGGAATAGCTGTCATACAGGCTCCATGCCTCAAGTGCCGTACGATGCTGAACACGATACTGAACGTTTCCCCGAATATGGGCAACATTTTACCGTCCATCCTGCACATTTGCTAACCGAGCAATCGGAACACATTGATTTTCGTTCAGGCGTGCCTGCGTTGGACTTGTTTCCGCGCCAACGGTGGCAAGCAGCGTATAAGCAAGCTTGCATGGAAGCTCCGACAATGATGTTCGGCTATCATACACCGGAAGGAACGAAGCGTTTGCGGCAAGCAATAGCCGACTACGTGCGACGTGTTCGGGGCGTTTACTGTGAGCCAGAGCATATTATTTTGACGAACGGCGCTACGCAAGCCTATGGGATGCTTGCCCGCCTATTGCTGTCCGAAGGCGCGCGAGTCATCGTTGAAGACCCCATTACACGTGATATTCAACGCATGATGCAGCATGTCGGCGCACAAATCGTAGGTGTCCCTGTTGATGAATACGGCCTCATCACGGCCCATTTGTCAGCAGCAGCTACCTTGAACGAAGTCACTACTACACATGAGCGGGCTCGTTCCACACGACCAAGCCTTATTATTGTTACCCCGTCGCATCAGTTCCCGCTCGGGGGGACGTTACCTATCCAGCGACGCTTGGAGCTGCTCGCCTATGCAGAGCAGCAGCAATGCTACGTACTTGAGGATGATTATGACAGCGAATTCCGCTATGATTCATCCCCGATCAGCGCCTTGCAGCATCTTAATCCCGAGCGCGTCATTTATGTCGGCTCCTTCAGCAAAATACTGTCCCCCGCGCTGCGCATCGGGTATATCGTGGCACCGCCTGCGTTAGTTAGCGCTTGTCGAGAGACGAAATGGTACACCGATTTACATACGGCGACATTAGAGCAGCTTGCCCTTGCCCGCTTCATCGAAACCGGTGAGCTGGACAAGCATATCCATCAGATGCGCAAAGTGTACCGCAAGCGGCGCGATACGATGGTTGCGGCATTACGGCTCCACTTTGGAGAGAAGTTGACGGTTATGGGTTACAGCACGGGACTGCATCTCGTCGTAGAGCTTGATGAGCCTTGTACTCCTGCGCTGCTGCAACAGTTGTACGATGCAGGAGTTATCGTGTATCCGGTTGCTGTACATAGCATTCAGACGGATCAGAGCCATCGTATTATTCTTGGCTACGGTAATGTGTCAGAAGAGCGCATTGCGCTCGGGGTAGCAAAGTTGGCCCACGTGCTACAATCGTCTAAGAGAGTAAACGCACAAGAACGAACGTTACAATCTAATCATGCTGAGTACGATTAG
- a CDS encoding MerR family transcriptional regulator, which produces MKKHLLAVKDIVQITGITKRTLHYYDKINLLKPTYITDNGYRLYDRDRLAQLQMILFLKEMDFSLKEIEDILKLTRPEQQQLLTQHSQTLWLKKQRLESIIAALDEYVSGKDIYNLHIFSDSSILPLQEQYAHEAKLIYGETGQYKQFEEKLGAIPPSEKANYFSTFEQNMENVFRKVATCMNQSPASDEVQQFITEWKRVLEQSVRCDAEMLTCIANTYKYDHRFNNYINQFSNEDLAAFLYDAITHYINQMQGN; this is translated from the coding sequence ATGAAGAAACATTTATTAGCGGTTAAAGATATCGTTCAAATTACAGGCATAACAAAAAGAACCTTGCATTATTACGATAAAATCAATTTATTAAAGCCAACTTACATCACAGACAATGGCTATCGTTTGTATGATAGAGATCGGTTAGCACAACTGCAAATGATCTTATTTTTAAAGGAAATGGACTTTTCCCTCAAAGAAATTGAGGATATATTAAAGCTTACGAGACCAGAGCAGCAGCAATTATTAACACAGCATAGCCAAACGTTATGGTTAAAAAAGCAACGCTTAGAATCGATCATTGCTGCGCTGGATGAGTATGTATCAGGCAAGGATATTTACAACTTACATATTTTTAGTGATTCATCCATTTTACCCTTACAAGAACAATATGCTCATGAAGCAAAACTCATCTATGGAGAAACGGGCCAATACAAACAATTCGAGGAGAAACTGGGGGCAATCCCGCCTAGTGAAAAGGCGAACTACTTTTCTACATTTGAACAGAACATGGAAAACGTGTTTAGAAAAGTGGCAACCTGTATGAACCAATCCCCTGCTTCCGATGAGGTACAGCAATTCATTACAGAATGGAAAAGGGTTCTCGAGCAATCTGTTCGTTGTGACGCTGAAATGTTAACATGTATTGCGAATACGTATAAATATGATCATCGATTTAACAATTATATTAATCAATTTAGCAATGAAGACTTAGCCGCATTTTTATATGACGCTATTACCCATTATATTAATCAAATGCAAGGGAATTAA